A stretch of Miscanthus floridulus cultivar M001 chromosome 13, ASM1932011v1, whole genome shotgun sequence DNA encodes these proteins:
- the LOC136500641 gene encoding uncharacterized protein: MAVAEVAIEVPPQQPPPPPAAATREPAVVPRVLQYLYLASAWVACAGVAAATIARRALGDSSPVVWAFLKVSIGALVFPALLILVFAVRVLRAMLAAGFRRSLRTHAREIQIQARKMFGALTWKVLQDPIMLAWLASFLFILLLGASVLVFVGLLPVEESLRERIGYALSDVGVLGAMSMYCFIILPSFALKLWRNK; encoded by the exons ATGGCCGTCGCCGAAGTGGCGATTGAGGTTCCcccgcagcagccgccgccgccaccggcggcggcgacgcgggaGCCGGCGGTAGTGCCGAGAGTGCTCCAGTACCTGTACCTCGCGAGCGCGTGGGTCGCCTGCGCGGGCGTGGCCGCTGCGACCATCGCGCGCCGGGCCTTGGGCGACTCTTCCCCGGTGGTCTGGGCGTTCCTCAAGGTCTCGATCGGAGCCCTCGTCTTCCCCGCGCTGCTCATCCTCGTCTTCGCCGTGCGGGTCTTGCGCGCCATGCTTGCGGCGGGGTTCAGACGGTCCCTCCGCACCCACGCCAGGGAGATTCAGATCCAAGCCAGGAAG ATGTTTGGAGCGTTAACGTGGAAGGTGCTGCAGGACCCTATCATGCTTGCGTGGCTCGCATCTTTCCTTTTCATCCTGCTGCTTGGAGCAAGTGTTCTGGTGTTTGTGGGGCTTTTACCAGTGGAGGAATCTCTCAGGGAAAGGATTGGTTATGCTCTCTCTGATGTGGGGGTATTGGGTGCCATGTCAATGTATTGCTTTATCATTCTACCCAGTTTTGCGCTGAAGCTCTGGAGGAACAAGTAG